The following coding sequences lie in one Osmerus mordax isolate fOsmMor3 chromosome 13, fOsmMor3.pri, whole genome shotgun sequence genomic window:
- the LOC136955377 gene encoding cellular retinoic acid-binding protein 1 isoform X2, with amino-acid sequence MGVNAMLRKVAVAAASKPHVEIRQTGEQFYIKTSTTVRTTEIKFVIGQEFNEETVDGRKCKSLATWETESKMHCRQTLLDGNGPKTYWTRELKGDELILTFGADDIVCTRIYLRE; translated from the exons GGGTGAATGCTATGCTGAGAAAGGTGGCTGTGGCAGCGGCCTCCAAACCCCACGTTGAGATCAGGCAGACCGGCGAGCAGTTCTACATCAAGACCTCCACCACTGTGCGCACCACGGAGATTAAATTTGTCATTGGCCAGGAATTCAACGAAGAAACTGTTGATGGCAGGAAGTGCAAG AGCCTCGCCACATGGGAGACCGAGAGCAAAATGCACTGCAGGCAAACCCTTCTGGATGGAAATGGCCCCAAGACATACTGGACCCGGGAACTGAAAGGAGACGAACTCATACTG ACTTTTGGAGCAGATGACATTGTGTGCACGCGAATTTACTTACGAGAGTAG
- the LOC136955377 gene encoding cellular retinoic acid-binding protein 1 isoform X3 has protein sequence MLRKVAVAAASKPHVEIRQTGEQFYIKTSTTVRTTEIKFVIGQEFNEETVDGRKCKSLATWETESKMHCRQTLLDGNGPKTYWTRELKGDELILTFGADDIVCTRIYLRE, from the exons ATGCTGAGAAAGGTGGCTGTGGCAGCGGCCTCCAAACCCCACGTTGAGATCAGGCAGACCGGCGAGCAGTTCTACATCAAGACCTCCACCACTGTGCGCACCACGGAGATTAAATTTGTCATTGGCCAGGAATTCAACGAAGAAACTGTTGATGGCAGGAAGTGCAAG AGCCTCGCCACATGGGAGACCGAGAGCAAAATGCACTGCAGGCAAACCCTTCTGGATGGAAATGGCCCCAAGACATACTGGACCCGGGAACTGAAAGGAGACGAACTCATACTG ACTTTTGGAGCAGATGACATTGTGTGCACGCGAATTTACTTACGAGAGTAG